The proteins below come from a single Acidimicrobiia bacterium genomic window:
- a CDS encoding TlpA disulfide reductase family protein: protein MQVRHLLTGLAVAVIAAVAAGLLTFVTLADNDTAANKADDVVNLSDPALDDNADVEGRPVALPYETFDGAEANTAEFLGTPLVINFFAEWCAPCLAEMPAFESVYQELDGEVEFLGVSHLESAEQGQKVIDATGVTYLLGRDPSGTMMADLDGFGLPTTAFVSRSGTVVKVHTGPLDAKTLRSMIDELIL from the coding sequence ATGCAGGTTCGCCATTTGCTAACCGGTTTAGCCGTGGCTGTAATTGCCGCTGTGGCAGCTGGCCTTCTCACCTTTGTCACCTTGGCGGACAACGACACGGCCGCCAATAAAGCTGACGACGTTGTAAACCTCTCCGACCCAGCGCTAGACGATAACGCCGACGTTGAGGGTCGGCCCGTCGCGCTGCCTTATGAAACTTTTGATGGGGCCGAGGCCAACACTGCGGAATTTCTGGGAACTCCCCTAGTTATTAACTTTTTTGCCGAATGGTGTGCCCCTTGTCTGGCCGAGATGCCAGCCTTTGAATCGGTCTATCAAGAGCTGGATGGCGAGGTCGAGTTCTTAGGAGTTAGTCACCTAGAGTCGGCTGAACAAGGTCAAAAAGTAATTGACGCCACCGGGGTCACGTATTTGTTGGGCCGTGATCCATCGGGCACGATGATGGCCGACCTTGATGGCTTTGGTTTGCCCACCACGGCCTTTGTTAGCCGTAGTGGAACGGTGGTTAAGGTCCATACCGGTCCCCTTGATGCCAAAACTTTGCGCTCCATGATCGACGAGCTGATCTTGTGA
- a CDS encoding ABC transporter permease, whose protein sequence is MNEFWLVAQASLRDEFISWRWVGDHLDLVWERTIDHLELTAFAVGVGLAIALALSLVALRWPKTYPPITWVTGFFYTVPSLALFAFLVSITGLGFTTSEIALVSYTLLILVRNIVTGVNSVSPAVIEAADAMGYTPLRRFISVELRLATPTIIAGVRVATVTVVGLVTITALVGMGGYGLFILDGLRREFSTPIVLGTGLSLVLAVLLDLLLVLLERLSTPWAKRGAP, encoded by the coding sequence GTGAACGAATTTTGGCTTGTCGCCCAAGCATCATTGCGAGATGAGTTCATCTCGTGGCGTTGGGTTGGCGACCACCTAGACCTGGTGTGGGAACGCACCATCGACCACCTTGAGTTGACGGCTTTTGCGGTGGGGGTGGGTTTAGCGATTGCGCTGGCCTTAAGTTTGGTGGCGCTGCGTTGGCCTAAAACCTACCCGCCCATTACTTGGGTCACAGGCTTCTTTTACACCGTGCCGTCGCTAGCGTTGTTCGCTTTCTTGGTCTCGATTACCGGTCTCGGCTTCACAACCTCAGAAATTGCGTTGGTTAGCTACACCCTGTTGATTTTGGTGCGCAATATTGTGACGGGGGTTAACAGTGTGTCGCCAGCAGTCATCGAGGCCGCTGATGCCATGGGCTATACGCCGCTGCGCCGATTCATAAGTGTGGAATTACGATTGGCGACCCCCACCATAATCGCCGGGGTTCGAGTGGCTACGGTGACGGTGGTCGGTCTAGTGACCATCACCGCCTTAGTGGGGATGGGGGGTTACGGCCTTTTTATTCTTGATGGTTTGCGCCGTGAATTCTCCACGCCCATCGTTCTAGGAACGGGACTCTCCCTCGTTCTAGCGGTACTGCTTGATCTGCTACTGGTGCTGTTGGAGCGGCTTTCGACCCCGTGGGCGAAGCGAGGTGCCCCATAA
- a CDS encoding LLM class F420-dependent oxidoreductase: MDLRIFTEPQQGASYDTLLAVAKETERLGFDAFFRSDHYLKMGNMSGLPGPTDAWLTLAALARETSRIRLGTLVTAMTFRLPGPLAISVAQVDAMSGGRVELGIGTGWYEEEHTAYGIPFPPLGERFERLHEQLEIITGLWETPAGERFSYPGKHYQLTNSPALPKPHQQPRPPVIIGGGGPKRTPALAARFGDEFNQPFTPLDRYAKQHDRVNAACETIERDPATLLHSAALVVCCGEDEASFARRAANIGREGAELRENGAAGTPDEVLAKLRAYADAGAKRFYLQVLDLEDLEHLGLIAQAVMPEVARW; the protein is encoded by the coding sequence ATGGACCTTCGAATTTTCACCGAACCGCAACAAGGCGCGAGCTACGACACACTTCTAGCCGTAGCCAAAGAAACTGAGCGCCTAGGCTTCGATGCTTTCTTTCGCTCCGACCATTACCTAAAGATGGGCAACATGTCGGGCTTACCGGGGCCAACGGATGCTTGGCTGACCTTGGCTGCCCTAGCCCGTGAGACTTCACGAATCCGCCTGGGAACTTTGGTAACAGCCATGACGTTTCGACTGCCTGGCCCGCTGGCGATCAGCGTGGCTCAGGTTGATGCGATGAGCGGTGGTCGCGTTGAACTTGGTATTGGTACCGGTTGGTACGAAGAGGAACACACCGCTTATGGCATTCCTTTTCCGCCGCTCGGCGAGCGTTTTGAGCGCCTTCACGAGCAGCTAGAAATAATTACTGGACTGTGGGAAACCCCAGCTGGTGAGCGGTTCAGTTATCCAGGTAAGCATTACCAATTGACCAATTCACCAGCGCTGCCCAAACCACACCAGCAGCCGCGTCCGCCCGTCATAATTGGCGGCGGTGGGCCTAAACGCACCCCGGCGTTGGCGGCGCGCTTTGGCGATGAATTCAACCAACCCTTCACACCACTTGATCGCTATGCCAAGCAGCACGACCGTGTGAACGCCGCTTGTGAAACGATTGAGCGCGACCCGGCCACCTTGTTGCATTCCGCGGCGTTGGTAGTTTGTTGCGGGGAAGACGAAGCTAGCTTTGCTCGCCGAGCGGCCAACATTGGGCGAGAAGGCGCTGAACTTCGTGAAAACGGTGCGGCGGGCACCCCCGATGAGGTGCTCGCCAAGCTTCGTGCCTATGCCGATGCTGGAGCGAAGCGCTTCTATCTCCAAGTGCTCGACTTAGAGGACCTCGAACACCTAGGTCTGATTGCGCAAGCCGTGATGCCTGAAGTCGCACGCTGGTAG
- a CDS encoding glycine betaine ABC transporter substrate-binding protein gives MTTRRRSLLLLVSLLGVLGLIAGACSSDDDDAAGDDGTTSTTAANNDDNGGETDNGAGGDVVASDLRLGGPPDCPTNPFCIPGLESVYGVDLSANFVSLDGAGPLTVAALRGGEIDVAVLFSTNPVIAEEGWVVLDDTEGLINADNIVPVASNELDEAYGDDLENVVNAVSAKLTTSELTEMNRQFEIELLDAKDVAADWLEAQELLGNDGEAKDGPTIVIGSQDFSESELLSQVYGQALASVGFDVKYQALGGYRDIVFSSFDRGDINFTVEYVASALEFLNQNAGEATGNVDETLELLIPYLEDQGVRAYDAAPAVDSNSFVVTQETADQYGLKSISDLAQ, from the coding sequence ATGACTACTCGACGCCGAAGCTTGCTTCTGCTGGTTTCATTGCTTGGGGTACTTGGCCTCATAGCTGGTGCCTGCAGTAGCGATGACGACGACGCTGCTGGCGACGACGGTACTACCTCAACCACCGCAGCGAACAACGATGATAACGGTGGTGAAACCGACAACGGTGCCGGAGGCGATGTGGTGGCCTCTGACCTGCGCCTAGGTGGCCCCCCAGATTGCCCCACCAACCCGTTCTGCATTCCTGGTTTGGAAAGCGTTTACGGCGTTGACCTCTCAGCGAACTTTGTTTCCCTTGACGGTGCCGGTCCGTTAACCGTCGCGGCACTTCGAGGCGGCGAAATTGACGTAGCAGTTTTGTTTTCCACCAACCCGGTGATTGCTGAAGAAGGTTGGGTAGTGCTCGATGACACCGAAGGTTTGATCAACGCCGACAATATAGTGCCGGTCGCCTCGAACGAGCTTGATGAAGCCTACGGTGATGACCTAGAGAATGTGGTGAACGCCGTTTCCGCCAAACTCACCACCTCCGAGTTAACCGAGATGAACCGTCAGTTCGAAATCGAGCTGCTAGACGCCAAAGACGTGGCAGCTGATTGGTTAGAAGCACAAGAGCTTCTTGGTAACGATGGGGAAGCCAAAGATGGCCCCACCATTGTGATTGGTTCCCAAGACTTCAGCGAAAGCGAGCTGCTGTCACAGGTTTATGGCCAAGCCTTAGCCAGTGTTGGCTTCGATGTTAAATATCAGGCCCTCGGCGGTTACCGTGACATCGTCTTTTCGTCGTTCGACCGTGGAGACATTAATTTCACCGTGGAATACGTAGCTTCAGCGCTCGAGTTCCTAAACCAGAACGCTGGGGAAGCAACCGGTAATGTTGATGAGACCTTGGAGCTATTAATTCCTTATTTGGAAGACCAAGGGGTGCGTGCCTACGACGCTGCTCCGGCTGTTGATAGCAATTCGTTTGTGGTCACCCAAGAGACCGCCGATCAATACGGTTTGAAATCGATTTCCGATTTGGCTCAGTAA
- a CDS encoding ABC transporter permease: protein MLDSFSEFWNYITEASNWWGRNGIANRTWAHVQISVIATAVAAAISIPPALVLGHIKRGGVLAVSLANIGRALPSFGIMALAVPFSIRWGFGLGFWPTMVPLVLLGIPPVFTNTYTGVREVDPAIVQSANGMGLQPFQVLGQVELPIALPLIVNGLRIAAVQIVATATLGALIGFSALGSFITEGLSQFNDGKLLTGAFLVAVIAVVTEMAFSALEKVLTPWQRQRARALAPNHGSNNNPNGK, encoded by the coding sequence ATGCTCGACTCGTTTTCGGAGTTTTGGAACTACATAACCGAAGCCTCAAACTGGTGGGGTCGAAACGGTATCGCCAACCGTACCTGGGCTCATGTTCAGATTTCGGTGATAGCAACGGCCGTGGCCGCCGCCATCTCGATTCCACCGGCGTTGGTGCTCGGACATATAAAGCGTGGAGGTGTGTTGGCAGTCTCATTGGCCAACATCGGCCGGGCGCTACCCAGCTTTGGCATTATGGCATTAGCCGTGCCGTTCTCAATCCGTTGGGGGTTCGGCTTAGGGTTTTGGCCGACCATGGTTCCTCTGGTGCTCTTGGGGATCCCACCGGTTTTTACCAACACCTACACCGGGGTGCGCGAGGTTGACCCGGCCATAGTCCAGTCGGCTAACGGTATGGGACTGCAACCCTTTCAAGTGCTGGGCCAGGTAGAGCTGCCAATCGCGTTGCCATTAATTGTGAATGGTTTACGCATCGCGGCGGTTCAAATTGTGGCAACCGCTACACTTGGTGCGTTGATTGGTTTCTCTGCGCTCGGTTCTTTCATTACCGAAGGTTTGTCGCAATTTAATGACGGCAAATTGTTGACCGGGGCTTTCTTGGTAGCAGTGATAGCTGTTGTGACCGAGATGGCTTTTTCGGCGCTCGAGAAGGTGCTCACCCCTTGGCAACGCCAACGTGCTCGAGCACTGGCACCAAATCACGGTTCGAACAACAACCCCAACGGCAAATAA
- a CDS encoding cytochrome c biogenesis CcdA family protein, with translation MNSTQLAYAFTLGMVSTVNPCGFAMLPAYLSYFLGLEDAPEKTSAGVLRALAVGLAVTAGFVGVFGVIGLAITQLSLSINNHLAWVTLAIGVGLVALGIAMLLGFELSVRLPMVQMGTGSRELSSMFLFGISYAIASLSCTLPLFLPVMANAFEANNLATGVTTFVVYAAGMGLILSAVTMALALAKGGLVKRLRSLQAYVNKISGVLLVIAGLYLTYYGYWEVRVLADPLNPPPSGPVDFVTNLSANFKELITNVGGLRLAIVLGAVVAIALVITIGTKSPSTPEKTNTEA, from the coding sequence ATGAACAGCACGCAGCTGGCGTACGCGTTCACCTTGGGCATGGTTTCAACCGTGAACCCTTGTGGCTTCGCTATGCTGCCCGCCTATCTTTCCTACTTCCTTGGGCTTGAAGATGCCCCCGAGAAGACGAGCGCTGGGGTGCTACGAGCCTTGGCCGTTGGCTTGGCTGTTACGGCTGGATTTGTGGGTGTTTTTGGTGTGATCGGGTTGGCCATCACACAGCTCTCACTTTCCATCAACAACCACCTGGCTTGGGTAACTCTTGCTATTGGGGTGGGCTTGGTGGCCCTCGGTATTGCAATGTTGTTGGGCTTTGAACTTTCGGTGCGCTTGCCCATGGTGCAAATGGGTACTGGTAGTCGAGAGCTTTCATCGATGTTTCTATTCGGTATCTCGTATGCCATCGCGTCGCTCTCATGCACTTTGCCACTGTTCTTGCCTGTGATGGCGAACGCATTTGAAGCCAACAACCTTGCCACGGGGGTAACTACTTTCGTGGTCTATGCGGCAGGCATGGGCCTAATCCTTTCGGCGGTGACCATGGCATTGGCACTGGCTAAAGGTGGACTGGTCAAACGTCTTCGGTCGCTACAGGCCTACGTCAATAAGATCTCTGGGGTCTTGCTAGTTATTGCAGGTCTCTACCTCACCTATTACGGCTATTGGGAAGTGCGGGTACTTGCTGATCCGTTGAATCCGCCGCCAAGTGGGCCGGTCGACTTCGTTACCAATCTAAGCGCCAACTTCAAAGAACTTATTACCAATGTTGGTGGTCTACGCTTGGCCATTGTTCTAGGTGCCGTGGTGGCCATCGCCTTGGTCATCACTATTGGCACTAAATCGCCTAGCACCCCGGAAAAGACAAACACCGAAGCTTAG
- a CDS encoding betaine/proline/choline family ABC transporter ATP-binding protein (Members of the family are the ATP-binding subunit of ABC transporters for substrates such as betaine, L-proline or other amino acids, choline, carnitine, etc. The substrate specificity is best determined from the substrate-binding subunit, rather than this subunit, as it interacts with the permease subunit and not with substrate directly.): MSADEVAIRLDSVTKVFPGATTAAVASLDLEIPAGRLVVFVGPSGCGKTTTLKMINRLIDPTSGTISVLGNNILELPKHELRRQIGYVIQQIGLFPHRTIEANIGTVPKLLGWPKRRIRERVAELVSLVGLDPEMMRRYPSELSGGQQQRVGVARALAADPPILLMDEPYSAVDPVVRARLQSELLELQRRLNKTTVLVTHDIDEAILLGDEVVLFETGGIVAQQCTPAELLAAPASPFVEEFLGKERGLRRLSLMTPNDIEISLDWTVQANATAAEALGVIQDQKLDWVAVADGDQLCGWVWEDEIRGLDRMGDATMHSFRAVVDLNTTLRATLDEIVNSKTRVAVVIDDGRYLGMVTVAAISEGIA; this comes from the coding sequence ATGAGCGCGGATGAGGTAGCGATCCGGCTCGACTCGGTCACCAAAGTGTTTCCGGGCGCCACCACCGCGGCTGTTGCGTCGCTTGACCTCGAAATTCCGGCTGGTCGTCTGGTGGTCTTTGTGGGACCTTCGGGTTGCGGTAAAACCACCACGCTTAAAATGATCAACCGACTAATCGATCCCACCTCAGGCACGATTTCGGTGCTCGGCAACAATATTTTGGAACTCCCCAAGCATGAACTGCGTCGCCAAATTGGCTATGTGATCCAGCAAATTGGGCTGTTTCCTCATCGCACCATCGAAGCTAACATTGGCACTGTCCCCAAACTTTTAGGTTGGCCAAAGCGACGCATTCGTGAGCGGGTGGCCGAGTTGGTGTCATTAGTCGGCCTTGATCCGGAAATGATGCGGCGATATCCAAGTGAACTTTCCGGTGGTCAGCAACAACGGGTCGGTGTGGCCAGGGCCTTGGCGGCTGACCCACCGATCTTATTGATGGATGAGCCATACAGTGCTGTTGATCCAGTAGTTCGTGCTCGACTACAAAGTGAGCTGCTTGAACTTCAACGGCGGCTGAACAAAACCACGGTTCTAGTTACCCACGATATTGATGAGGCCATTCTCCTTGGTGATGAAGTAGTTCTCTTTGAAACCGGGGGTATTGTGGCGCAACAGTGCACCCCGGCAGAACTATTAGCGGCACCTGCCTCACCCTTTGTTGAAGAGTTCTTGGGTAAAGAACGGGGCTTGCGGCGGCTTTCATTAATGACCCCGAATGACATTGAAATCAGTTTGGACTGGACCGTGCAGGCCAATGCCACGGCGGCTGAAGCCTTAGGGGTAATCCAAGACCAAAAACTTGATTGGGTGGCGGTAGCTGATGGAGATCAGCTGTGCGGCTGGGTTTGGGAGGATGAAATACGTGGACTCGATCGAATGGGCGACGCAACCATGCATTCATTCCGAGCGGTCGTCGATTTAAACACCACCTTGCGTGCCACCCTTGATGAGATTGTAAATTCCAAGACCCGGGTGGCGGTCGTGATAGATGATGGGCGCTATTTAGGCATGGTGACCGTGGCGGCTATAAGCGAGGGCATCGCCTAG